One genomic segment of Hallerella porci includes these proteins:
- a CDS encoding AzlC family ABC transporter permease produces the protein MKFSKGVIDGLPIGIGYFAVSFSFGIAGSKILSWPLVTLISMTNLTSAGQFAGIQIMQAAGTFLEMAIATFFINLRYSLMAISLSQKVSPSFKTPQRLLLSFAITDEIYALAMTQKERVNPIYFLGLSTLPYVGWSLGTLSGAIAGEVLPAILTNALGVALYGMFVAIVVPQMKLHKPTCIAVGIAILLSCAFRYVPVFQNVSAGFAIILCAVSASLLCAKFFPIKREMAS, from the coding sequence GTGAAATTTTCAAAAGGTGTAATTGACGGACTTCCGATTGGAATTGGATACTTTGCAGTGTCCTTTTCTTTTGGAATTGCCGGTTCAAAAATTCTTTCGTGGCCTCTCGTCACATTGATTTCGATGACAAATTTAACGTCGGCGGGTCAATTTGCGGGCATTCAAATTATGCAGGCCGCGGGCACATTTCTCGAAATGGCAATCGCTACATTTTTTATCAATTTGCGTTATTCGCTGATGGCGATTTCACTTTCCCAAAAAGTTTCGCCTTCTTTTAAAACGCCGCAGCGTTTGCTTTTGAGTTTTGCGATTACCGATGAAATTTACGCACTTGCGATGACGCAAAAAGAACGCGTGAATCCGATTTATTTTCTCGGGCTTTCGACTCTTCCCTATGTCGGTTGGTCACTCGGCACTTTGAGCGGAGCAATCGCTGGCGAAGTCCTCCCCGCTATTTTGACGAATGCGCTCGGCGTCGCTCTCTACGGCATGTTCGTTGCGATTGTCGTTCCGCAGATGAAATTACACAAACCGACTTGCATCGCAGTCGGCATCGCAATTCTTTTAAGTTGCGCTTTCCGCTATGTTCCCGTTTTTCAAAATGTGTCTGCGGGCTTTGCGATTATTCTTTGTGCGGTTTCAGCCTCTCTTCTCTGCGCAAAATTTTTCCCGATTAAACGCGAGATGGCTTCATGA
- a CDS encoding BamA/TamA family outer membrane protein, translated as MIVRIFCILLLLPILLVAEEAPADYSMAATDSTYADSLSEEKEFTDYLKHPLTYIVQPVLDILVYPLAAPIRYASKHDVIEKSAEALAFGENKNIFLYPTFNIKPGTKTMLGLEYRHRNMILEKDYFVANASLFVNSDLKFSVRYTKRNLFGSDFFAGGRLDWQMDRDAAYSIPRSLTLHDNDEPFVYTDSTYSAQFRVGHSLPYVRNMDVQAQVGVERNLYDYPDVKDTILRYHPIFDPNARGFYQNHYEIPLSLTLTYDNTDAPFVPTKGSRISTTWTYVNVTDYTGAHVRPGANDWNHDYQKFDFVAQHYFYLGKDNSQYGLSVKEAREFRKFYTDFSWEETLRLWRPENIQQTLLNRRVLAVQFRLRQMWEMEEGGAPFNAFLNAGGTFPLRGYTRRYTDYALKGISVEYRWPIDRLVDGVLFDEYVMYGRHWYGMDGEKLLNSWGFGIRVRKPDLYFFRIQIGFHGLHGFAAICTIAPEFQ; from the coding sequence ATGATAGTTCGAATTTTCTGCATATTGCTTTTGTTGCCGATTCTTCTCGTCGCAGAAGAAGCGCCCGCAGATTATTCGATGGCGGCGACGGATTCGACTTACGCGGATTCGTTAAGCGAAGAAAAAGAATTTACCGATTACTTGAAGCATCCGCTCACGTATATTGTGCAACCGGTTCTCGATATTCTCGTTTACCCGCTCGCAGCGCCGATTCGTTATGCGAGCAAGCACGATGTGATTGAAAAAAGCGCAGAAGCGCTTGCGTTTGGCGAAAACAAAAACATTTTTCTTTATCCGACTTTTAACATTAAGCCCGGCACAAAAACAATGCTCGGTTTAGAATATCGTCACCGCAATATGATTTTGGAGAAGGATTATTTCGTGGCGAATGCATCGCTATTTGTAAACAGCGATTTGAAATTTTCGGTGCGTTATACAAAACGAAATTTATTCGGCTCGGATTTTTTCGCTGGAGGACGACTCGATTGGCAAATGGACCGCGATGCTGCATATTCTATTCCGCGATCGCTTACTCTTCACGATAACGATGAACCGTTTGTTTATACCGATTCGACGTATTCTGCGCAATTCCGCGTCGGGCATTCGCTGCCGTACGTGCGCAATATGGATGTGCAAGCGCAAGTCGGCGTAGAACGCAACCTTTACGATTATCCCGATGTGAAAGATACCATTCTCCGTTATCATCCGATTTTTGATCCAAATGCCCGCGGCTTTTACCAAAATCATTACGAAATTCCGCTCTCGCTCACTTTAACTTACGACAATACCGATGCGCCATTTGTCCCGACGAAAGGTTCGCGCATTTCTACAACGTGGACTTATGTGAATGTAACCGATTATACGGGCGCTCATGTGCGACCGGGCGCAAATGATTGGAATCACGATTATCAAAAATTTGATTTTGTCGCCCAGCATTATTTTTACTTGGGAAAGGATAATTCGCAATATGGACTTTCTGTCAAAGAAGCCCGCGAATTTCGAAAATTTTACACGGACTTTTCTTGGGAAGAAACTCTTCGACTTTGGCGCCCCGAAAATATTCAGCAGACTCTTTTAAACCGTCGCGTTTTGGCGGTGCAATTCCGTTTACGGCAAATGTGGGAAATGGAAGAAGGCGGTGCTCCGTTCAATGCCTTCTTAAATGCGGGCGGAACATTCCCGCTCCGCGGTTATACGCGGCGTTACACCGATTATGCGCTCAAAGGAATTTCGGTAGAATATCGTTGGCCAATTGACCGCTTAGTCGACGGAGTTCTCTTCGACGAATATGTCATGTACGGGCGGCACTGGTATGGGATGGACGGCGAAAAATTATTGAATTCTTGGGGATTTGGTATCCGCGTCCGCAAGCCGGATTTGTATTTTTTCCGCATTCAAATCGGCTTCCACGGCCTTCACGGATTTGCTGCCATTTGCACGATTGCACCGGAATTCCAATAA